The following proteins are encoded in a genomic region of Mycobacterium sp. 155:
- a CDS encoding hemolysin family protein: protein MSGLAPLLGAIALVGFGGLFAAIDAALSTVSIARIEELVRDERPGAARLSRVVAERPRYINLVVLLRITCEVCATVLLVAYLDGHLGVSWGLVAAAAIMVVTSFVAIGVGPRTVGRQNAYSIALASAIPLQAISMLLTPISRLLVLIGNALTPGRGFRNGPFASEIELREVVDLAQQRGVVADEERRMIQSVFELGDTPAREVMVPRTEMVWIESDKSAGQATSLAVLSGHSRIPVIGENVDDVVGVVYLKDLVQQTYYSTNGGQDTTVAQVMRSAVFVPDSKPLDELLNDMQLARNHMALLVDEYGAIAGLVTIEDVLEEIVGEIADEYDTDEVAPVEDLGDKQFRVSARLPIEDLCELYDLEPDEDLDVDTVGGLLALELGRVPLPGAQVDWGRLRLRAEGGPARRGRVRVGTVLVSPIETDEQELTVDD, encoded by the coding sequence TCGACGGTGTCCATTGCCCGCATCGAAGAACTGGTCCGTGACGAGCGGCCCGGCGCGGCCCGGCTGTCGCGGGTGGTCGCGGAGCGGCCCCGCTACATCAATCTCGTAGTCCTGCTGCGTATCACGTGCGAAGTCTGTGCGACGGTGCTGTTGGTCGCCTATCTCGACGGTCACCTCGGGGTGAGTTGGGGCCTGGTGGCCGCGGCGGCGATCATGGTGGTCACCAGTTTTGTGGCCATCGGCGTCGGCCCCCGCACCGTCGGCCGACAGAACGCCTACTCGATCGCGCTGGCGTCCGCGATACCGCTGCAGGCGATTTCGATGCTGTTGACACCTATCAGCCGCCTGCTGGTGCTGATCGGCAACGCACTCACGCCTGGCCGCGGTTTCCGCAACGGCCCGTTCGCCTCCGAGATCGAGCTGCGTGAAGTGGTCGATCTGGCTCAGCAGCGCGGCGTGGTGGCCGATGAGGAACGCCGAATGATCCAGTCGGTGTTCGAGCTCGGCGACACTCCTGCGCGCGAGGTGATGGTGCCGCGCACCGAGATGGTGTGGATCGAGAGCGACAAGTCTGCGGGGCAAGCCACCTCGTTGGCGGTGCTCAGCGGACATTCCCGCATCCCCGTGATCGGGGAGAACGTCGACGACGTCGTCGGCGTGGTCTATCTCAAAGACCTTGTCCAGCAGACCTACTACTCCACCAATGGTGGCCAGGACACCACGGTGGCGCAGGTGATGCGGTCGGCGGTGTTCGTCCCGGACTCCAAACCGCTCGACGAATTGCTCAACGACATGCAGCTTGCCCGTAACCACATGGCGCTGCTGGTCGATGAGTATGGCGCGATCGCCGGGCTGGTCACCATCGAGGACGTGCTGGAGGAGATCGTCGGCGAGATCGCCGACGAGTACGACACCGATGAGGTGGCGCCCGTGGAAGACTTGGGCGACAAGCAGTTCCGGGTTTCCGCGCGGTTGCCGATCGAGGATCTCTGCGAACTGTATGACCTGGAGCCTGACGAGGATCTCGACGTCGACACCGTCGGCGGCCTGCTTGCATTGGAACTGGGCCGCGTCCCGCTGCCCGGTGCACAGGTGGACTGGGGTCGGCTGCGGTTGCGCGCCGAAGGTGGCCCCGCTCGTCGGGGCCGGGTGCGGGTCGGCACCGTGCTCGTGAGCCCGATCGAGACCGATGAACAGGAGCTAACCGTCGATGACTGA